The following coding sequences lie in one Lolium perenne isolate Kyuss_39 chromosome 2, Kyuss_2.0, whole genome shotgun sequence genomic window:
- the LOC127324005 gene encoding G-type lectin S-receptor-like serine/threonine-protein kinase LECRK2: protein MVPRLLQLFLLLLSIASAQAQVNISRGSSLTPQGPNTSWLSPSGDFAFGFRQVEGNSNYLLAVWFNKIPEKTVAWYAKSSSDGHDAPVQVPSSSVLELTAEGLLSLRDPSGDEVWSPRVPSADYARMLDTGDFMLVGADGTPKWETFDFPADTILPTQVLPVGGQDKVLISRLLDTDYSNGRFLLAVQHDGNLVMYPIAENSTFPYTAYWASNTVGNGSQLVFNETGRVYFALKNWTQINITSAEGNSMGDFFHRATLQPDGVFRQYVYPKSTKAKEGIWRSQWNMVSSIPQNICQRVSGSVGSGACGFNSYCTFDGTMNQTSCHCPQGYDFFDNERKYKGCKPDFVPQSCDLDEAEAASQFEMTTINGVDWPQSDYEQYSPIDENECRKLCVVDCFCATAVFDGSTKTCWKKKLPLSNGNMADSVQRTVLIKVPKNNKTESQLSLGSSKWKGRKYWILGTSLFLGSSVLVNILLTSILLFGTYCGLTINSKKKLQSSQSSGSSLVPPKIFTLNELEKATTGFREVLGSGASGTVYKGQLQDDNSTSIAVKKIEKLQQESEKEFMVEVQTIGQTFHKNLVRLLGFCNEGTDRLLVYEFMSNGSLNEFLFSDTQPHWSLRVQVALGVARGLLYLHEECSAQIIHCDIKPQNILLDDNFMAKIADFGLAKLLRANQTQTNTGIRGTRGYVAPEWFKNIGITSKVDVYSFGVILLELVCCRRNVELEIADEERTILTYWANDCYRCGRMDLLVDGDEEANFNIKKVERFVAVALWCLQEEPTMRPTMLKVTQMLDGAVQIPTPPDPSSFISALQ from the coding sequence ATGGTACCTCGCCTCCTCCAACTCTTTCTGCTCCTCCTGAGCATAGCATCTGCTCAAGCGCAAGTGAACATCAGCCGGGGATCCTCTTTGACACCCCAGGGGCCAAACACCTCGTGGCTCTCGCCCTCCGGCGACTTCGCGTTCGGTTTCCGGCAAGTAGAAGGTAACTCCAACTACCTCCTCGCCGTTTGGTTCAACAAGATCCCTGAAAAGACCGTGGCTTGGTACGCCAAGAGCAGCTCGGACGGGCACGACGCACCTGTGCAAGTGCCATCCAGCTCTGTGCTGGAGCTCACTGCTGAGGGGTTGCTCTCGCTCCGCGACCCGTCTGGCGACGAGGTCTGGAGTCCCCGTGTCCCCAGCGCGGACTACGCCAGAATGCTCGACACAGGGGACTTCATGCTTGTGGGCGCAGATGGCACACCAAAATGGGAGACCTTCGACTTCCCGGCTGATACCATCCTGCCCACACAAGTTCTCCCTGTGGGTGGTCAGGACAAGGTGCTCATAAGCCGTCTTCTCGACACGGACTACTCCAATGGACGGTTTCTCTTAGCTGTGCAACATGATGGTAATCTTGTGATGTATCCAATTGCCGAGAATTCTACATTTCCGTACACTGCATACTGGGCAAGCAATACAGTTGGGAATGGTTCACAGTTGGTGTTCAATGAAACCGGCAGGGTGTACTTTGCCTTGAAGAATTGGACACAGATCAATATCACCTCAGCAGAGGGGAACTCTATGGGTGATTTCTTCCATCGTGCTACGCTTCAACCAGACGGTGTGTTTCGGCAATATGTCTACCCAAAGAGCACAAAGGCCAAAGAAGGCATATGGAGATCGCAATGGAATATGGTAAGCTCAATTCCCCAGAACATCTGCCAGAGAGTATCGGGGAGCGTGGGCAGTGGTGCATGCGGCTTCAACAGCTACTGCACCTTTGACGGCACCATGAATCAGACAAGCTGCCACTGCCCACAAGGTTACGATTTCTTCGACAACGAGAGGAAGTACAAAGGGTGCAAGCCTGACTTTGTACCACAAAGCTGTGACCTTGATGAGGCAGAAGCAGCATCGCAATTTGAGATGACTACGATCAATGGTGTTGATTGGCCTCAATCTGACTATGAGCAGTACAGCCCCATAGACGAGAATGAGTGCCGGAAGCTGTGTGTGGTTGATTGCTTCTGCGCCACAGCCGTCTTTGACGGAAGCACCAAAACCTGCTGGAAGAAAAAGCTCCCTTTATCAAATGGGAATATGGCAGACAGTGTCCAGAGGACGGTTCTCATCAAGGTGCCTAAGAACAACAAAACAGAGTCCCAGCTCAGCTTAGGCTCTAGCAAATGGAAGGGCAGGAAGTATTGGATTCTTGGGACTTCCTTGTTTCTTGGGAGTTCTGTATTGGTCAACATTCTCCTTACCTCCATTCTTCTCTTTGGCACTTACTGTGGTCTCACAATCAACTCCAAGAAGAAACTCCAGTCGTCACAATCATCAGGTAGTTCCTTAGTTCCACCGAAGATTTTCACTTTGAATGAGCTGGAGAAGGCAACCACTGGTTTCCGCGAGGTGCTAGGCAGCGGTGCCTCCGGTACCGTGTACAAAGGGCAGCTGCAAGATGACAATTCAACCAGCATTGCTGTCAAGAAAATTGAAAAGCTCCAGCAAGAGAGCGAGAAGGAGTTCATGGTGGAAGTGCAAACCATCGGGCAGACGTTTCACAAGAATCTGGTCAGGCTGCTTGGGTTCTGCAATGAGGGAACTGACAGACTGCTAGTGTACGAATTCATGTCAAATGGCTCACTGAACGAATTTCTCTTCAGTGATACTCAGCCGCATTGGAGCCTCCGTGTCCAAGTCGCACTCGGAGTAGCAAGAGGACTGCTCTACTTGCACGAGGAGTGTAGCGCACAGATTATCCATTGTGACATAAAGCCACAGAACATCCTTCTCGACGATAACTTTATGGCGAAGATTGCAGACTTTGGCCTGGCAAAGCTTCTTCGAGCTAATCAGACTCAGACGAACACCGGCATTCGGGGCACACGAGGATACGTTGCCCCAGAGTGGTTCAAGAACATAGGGATCACTTCCAAAGTCGATGTATACAGCTTTGGGGTGATCCTGCTGGAGCTTGTGTGCTGCCGGAGGAATGTGGAGCTAGAGATCGCTGATGAAGAGCGGACGATACTAACTTACTGGGCAAATGACTGTTACAGGTGTGGGAGGATGGACTTGCTGGTGGACggcgatgaagaggcgaacttcaACATAAAAAAAGTCGAGCGCTTTGTGGCTGTAGCACTCTGGTGCCTCCAGGAGGAGCCGACGATGCGGCCAACCATGCTTAAAGTGACACAAATGCTTGATGGGGCTGTCCAAATCCCCACGCCACCAGATCCCTCCTCCTTCATCAGTGCACTTCAGTAG
- the LOC127324000 gene encoding berberine bridge enzyme-like Cyn d 4 has protein sequence MAVSISIAILLTVCFVGFYVPVPSLASSSDDFLGCLMTEVPSQLVLTPGSPSFKPLLVSSIRNARFLAPATAMPPLCIVTPTNASHVQAAVRCGRAHGVRLRVRSGGHDTEGLSSRSQRPEVFAVVDLAKLNNVHVDPQEATAWVDAGATIGELYYAVSKAAPGLGFPAGVCPTVGVGGHFSGGGQGLMMRKYGLSADNILDASIVNADGILLQDKKAIGDDLFWAIRGGGGVSFGIVLSFKVRLVPVPPTVAYFSVTKTMDQGAVEAVTKWQTVAPALPDDLTVRVNVQQREANFQSLYLGNCSAVVATLRDQLPELNLTRADCREMSWVQYVAYIYFGDAINNAPLEALLLNRTMTLGRFYKNKSDYVREALTKDAWEKIFTWPSGAAEGQLVLEPQGGRMGSIAEGDTPFPHRAGVLYNIQYLESWVGGNNTTTPSWINTIYDFMEPLVSQNPRAAYANYRDLDIGVNQVVGGVSTYESGKVWGERYFGGNFQRLAMIKGKVDASDYFRNEQSVPPLLS, from the coding sequence ATGGCGGTGTCAATCTCCATAGCAATCCTGCTCACAGTCTGCTTCGTGGGCTTCTACGTGCCCGTCCCGTCACTGGCGTCGTCTTCGGATGATTTCCTTGGGTGCCTAATGACAGAAGTCCCCAGCCAGCTGGTGCTCACGCCGGGCTCCCCGTCGTTCAAGCCGCTCCTGGTGTCGTCCATCAGGAACGCCAGGTTCCTTGCGCCGGCGACAGCGATGCCTCCGCTCTGCATCGTGACGCCCACCAACGCGTCGCACGTCCAGGCCGCCGTGCGGTGCGGACGCGCGCACGGCGTGCGCCTCCGCGTGCGCAGCGGCGGGCACGACACTGAGGGCCTCTCATCCCGGTCCCAACGTCCCGAGGTGTTCGCCGTGGTCGACCTCGCCAAGCTCAACAACGTCCACGTTGATCCGCAGGAGGCCACCGCGTGGGTCGACGCCGGCGCCACGATCGGGGAGCTCTACTACGCCGTCTCCAAGGCGGCACCGGGGCTGGGCTTCCCTGCAGGCGTCTGCCCGACCGTCGGCGTGGGAGGCCACTTCAGCGGCGGCGGCCAGGGCCTGATGATGCGCAAGTACGGCCTGTCCGCCGACAACATCCTCGACGCATCCATCGTCAACGCCGACGGAATCCTCTTGCAGGACAAGAAGGCTATCGGGGACGACCTCTTCTGGGCcatccgcggcggcggcggcgtgagcTTCGGCATCGTGCTGTCGTTTAAGGTGCGGCTCGTGCCAGTCCCACCCACGGTCGCGTACTTCAGCGTCACCAAGACCATGGACCAGGGTGCCGTCGAGGCCGTGACCAAGTGGCAGACGGTGGCGCCGGCGCTCCCCGACGACCTCACCGTGCGGGTGAACGTGCAGCAGCGCGAGGCCAACTTCCAGTCCCTGTACCTCGGCAACTGCAGCGCGGTGGTGGCCACCCTGCGCGACCAGCTCCCGGAGCTCAACCTGACGCGCGCCGACTGCCGGGAGATGAGCTGGGTGCAGTACGTGGCGTACATATACTTCGGCGACGCCATCAACAACGCGCCCCTCGAAGCCCTCCTGCTCAACCGCACCATGACCCTGGGCCGCTTCTACAAGAACAAGTCCGACTACGTCAGGGAGGCCCTCACCAAGGACGCGTGGGAGAAGATCTTCACATGGCCCAGCGGCGCCGCTGAGgggcagctcgtcctcgagccgcAAGGCGGGAGGATGGGGAGCATCGCCGAAGGCGACACGCCCTTCCCGCACCGCGCCGGCGTGCTATACAACATCCAGTACCTCGAGTCCTGGGTCGGGGGCAACAACACCACAACGCCCAGCTGGATCAACACCATATACGACTTCATGGAGCCGCTGGTCAGCCAGAACCCCAGGGCCGCCTACGCCAACTACCGGGACCTGGACATCGGCGTCAACCAGGTGGTCGGCGGCGTCAGCACCTACGAGAGCGGCAAGGTGTGGGGCGAGAGGTACTTCGGGGGGAACTTTCAGAGGCTCGCCATGATCAAGGGGAAGGTGGATGCCAGCGACTACTTCCGCAACGAGCAGAGCGTGCCGCCGCTTCTCTCTTGA